One window of the Trifolium pratense cultivar HEN17-A07 linkage group LG2, ARS_RC_1.1, whole genome shotgun sequence genome contains the following:
- the LOC123909564 gene encoding probable inactive shikimate kinase like 1, chloroplastic, with protein sequence MEKATTSVLWQMNSTRLLLPSTCCCSSFQSSSILNFPIPTSVPFQFRRRLTNSSINSSSSPDAIFPIPSSVTKVAAADLSLAVKKKAAEVSSELKGSSIFLVGMKSSLKTNLGKLLADVLRYYYFDSDSLVEEALGGASVAKSLKESDETSFYESETEVLKQLSSMGRLVVCAGNDAVQNKTNLALVRHGISLWIDLPLDTVARDVTEDQSPFPSSDISTSGSYPEVMDELAALYNKYKDGYATADAIISLQKVATRLGYENLDDVTTEDVALEVLGEVEKLTRVKKMMEEAARPF encoded by the exons ATGGAGAAGGCAACAACCAGCGTATTGTGGCAGATGAACAGCACtcgtcttcttcttccttcCACTTGCTGCTGCTCATCTTTTCAATCTTCATCAATTCTCAACTTCCCAATTCCAACCTCTGTTCCCTTCCAATTCCGACGCAGGTTAACAAACTCTTCCATCAATTCTTCATCATCACCAGACGCCATTTTTCCTATTCCAT CTTCAGTGACTAAGGTTGCTGCCGCGGATTTATCTCTTGCAGTGAAG AAGAAAGCGGCTGAGGTATCCTCTGAACTGAAAGGGTCCTCCATATTTTTGGTTG GTATGAAAAGTTCTCTTAAAACCAATCTGGGAAAACTGCTGGCTGATGTATTgagatattattattttgacag CGATAGTTTGGTGGAAGAAGCTTTAGGTGGTGCTTCAGTTGCAAAATCCTTGAAAGAGAGTGATGAAACGAGCTTCTATGAGTCTGAG ACTGAAGTACTTAAGCAATTGTCGTCCATGGGTCGACTGGTAGTTTGTGCCGGAAATGATGCTGttcaaaacaaaactaatct GGCACTCGTGAGACATGGAATTTCCTTGTGGATAGATTTGCCTTTAGACACTGTGGCTAGGGATGTAACTGAAGACCAGAGTCCATTTCCTTCATCTGATATATCTACTTCAGGATCTTACCCAGAG GTAATGGATGAACTGGCCGCTCTATACAATAAGTACAAAGATGGATATGCTACAGCTGATGCAATTATTTCACTtcaaa AAGTAGCTACTCGGTTGGGTTATGAAAACTTAGATGACGTTACAACAGAAGACGTGGCTTTAGAG GTTCTTGGGGAGGTTGAGAAGTTGACCAGAGTAAAGAAGATGATGGAAGAAGCTGCAAGACCATTTTAA